The Bacteroides ovatus genomic interval GATTATATAAATCACCAACATCTATCAACTGCCCGATAGCATCAGTCAACCTGACTTCTTGAAAAAGTTGAAGGAGTCCACGCAATTTACTCGATCGCGTGTTTGCTTCTCCTAATATATTACTTTCAAAATCAATAGCTTTATTGATTTCATAACCTTCAGTTACGAACCCATTTGCCTGCTCCAATTCATAAAGAGCCATATTTATCAATCTACCAAGATCCGGTGAATCAAGCGCTTTACATAGATAATCAAAAGAACTACGCTCGGACACCAATAAGTGTAGAGTAAGTTTGTTATCGTCTTGTTGAAAAGAATCATTAGACTTATAATATTCACTTGCAGACTTCAGAAATAGCAAAGCCAATACATAATCCCTACACTGATTGGCAGAAAGCGTTCCACCCAAGATTTGGCGCGCTTTATTTGCAATATAATACGCTTTTTCTTTCATAGTACAATCATTTTAAAGAATCCATCAGCAACTGATCCTGCAAACTTTGTTTAAGTTCATTTATTTCACTACGAATACATTCACTTTCTCTTCTCAACTGATCCATTTCTACAACAAGCTTCTGTACTTCTATAGATGGTATATCAAGCTGTATTTCTCCTATTACCGATTGGGGAATCACTTGAATGCCCGTACCTACCGCTGCGCTCTTCAACATACCAAGAATAGACGGCGTATTTAAAAAACAACAAAGAAATTCCGGTAATACATCACTAGTAATGGGACGTATAATAATAAAGGATGAAGATGCTATAGTACTTCGTTCTGCCCCCTCATACAATATGCAATAATTAGAGCCTCCTTTAGCCGCAAATAGCAAATCACCTTTTTTCAACCAATGCTTATCATTAATTCCTGTATTTATTACCGTAGCTACTTGAGTATAATCAAGTCGACTCTCCGGATCAACATCCTTCACCTGCAAATATCTGACCTCACCCTGCGAATCAGTTTTCATATATATACCGGATTGCATCATGGTTATATCCTTTAAAGTTACTTTCTTATTCATTATTTCTTTTATAATACAGACTCTACTTAATATAATTAATTCAACTATTAAAATAACTATCTCCCGGTTATCAACATGCTCACAACGGATAGATACCACAAATATATAGCTTTTTTCATTATTTACAAGTAATATGAAGGAAAAAAACAGGTAAATAAGCAAAATATCTCTTTTTATTCACTCTCTTCGAATTTAGTCAAGTAGAGTTTCTACTATATTAAAGACATGAAGCGAGATATGTATAAATTGAAAAGAATTTCATCGTCGAGAAAAAGAAGAACATTGCAACCTATCCATGGACGTCAGCAGATGTTCCCATAACTATTCGGAGCAAAGCATACCGACTACCCGGCTGAACAGAAAACCGTAATTCTACCGGTTCTATTGCTTATCTTGTACAACATCATGATAGTCCGGAACCCAAAGAATACGACATCGAATTAATCCCTTATGGATGTAGTACCCTACGGATAACGCTGTTTCCCGTAAGATAAGTTCAATAAGTATTAGAGATTTTGTTTGCGTAACATATAATAAAAACTATAAATTGAAACCTAAACATGAAAGAAAGAAATCCATATAAGCACCTGTGTCCTACTCTAACGAAGTATAATATCATAACAATATACATAGCCGGTTCTTATGAAAGCTAGAACATAAAGCATCTCCTGAAGGCTTAAGGCTACAAACTCTTATGGGGTTTGCAGCCTTTTTTGTTGCAAAAAATCAAGTAGAAACTACTAAAACGGCAGATGAGAGTCTATAATAAACTCCAGACCCGTTTATAATAAACGATGACGGTTTTTATTATAAACTAAAAAAGAGTTTGTGCATAAATGGTAAACTATTTTCAATAGACTATAAAAACAAGAAAACGAATGAATGGTTTTAGCTAGGATTAATAGTAAATATTAACCACAAAACTATCGTTCATAAATCCGGAATGTCAATAGCCTGCCTTGCTATCTGCATCCACACGACACGTACTTTATATAATACGCGCCTGACAATTATCAACTATCCGGATGGGTTATAACTCCAACCGGGAAGCTTCACGTAAAGAACGATCCCGCATTATGGCAAATCACTATGACCCGCCTCATAAAGCATTATCTGATCCAGTATCACCCCCTCGTCCAATGCTTTAATGACAAGTTGATGTGATTTTTTGCCGGAAACGGGGAGTACGATTTTCCGGATTGCCTGATTACGAAGCACATTCTCTTTCCATTCTTCGCTACGTCCCTCCGTTTCATAAGCTATCACTTCAGGCTCGGCACCATCCAAAGAAACCGAGATACGCAGCTTATCACCCTGTACCGGATGATTGGGAAGCAACCGGATATCTACTTCTAATAAATCCGTTTTCAAATTACCGAAATAGAAAGTCAGCGCATCACCTTTTCTTATTTCTGCGGCTTTACCTTCATATCCCAAGCCTTCGCAGACAACAGCATTTCCTTTTTTAGCATCCGCCCCGTTCCATTGACAGGCTGCCTTACGGTCAGCTATCATTGGAGCTGCAGCTGCTTTTCGTTCCACACGATTGAATACAGGAAGCTTGCGGGGCTTGAAATCCATCATACGGTTCCATTTTCCATTCTCCAGAGAATTGTAGTGTTGAGTGAGCGCGGCAATGCTATCATAAGCGGCATCACTCTTTTCCCAGTCTACCTTATCATGGCGTGCCAACTGGGCATATAACAATTTGCGATTCATTTGTGCCGCAGCCTGTACCGGATATTTCACCAGTTCGAAGTAGGCGCTCTGTCTGTCGACAGGCACTTTAGAGGCCGCCTTCTCCACCGTTTCCGAAAGTTCGTCGTAAGCATTCAGACGTTCGTTTATCTCTCTTTCGCTCCACGGCAGGTCTTTGACCACCCGATAAATCGGATTATTTTCCTCCTCCCGTGTATTTCCCATAAATTCGGGTTTGCGGATATGCGCCAAGCGATAATGTTCCTGCATAACGGGAAGTACAGCCTTTGCACAGGAAGTTCCCAGTTCCCGTTCCAGCCAATGTTTCAGATGCACGGTCACTCCTTCGGAAGACACCTTATCCAGATTCCATGCCATATCCATGAACAGTTCGATCTGATATTCGGCCGGCTTGATGTCTCCGACGTTCAGTATCCACATTTTCTGTATTCCCTGGTCATAGGCCAGTTTCATCTGCTGATAGATCAGTGAAGGACTCATGGTGCCCAGCCATAAATAATCGTGCGGACGTCCCCAGTAAGAGACATGATAGTAAACTCCATTACCTCCTTTACGTGCCCGCTCAACGGCAGTGGGGAAATGGCGGATATAACCATAGTTATCATCACACCACATCAGTGTCACATCTTCGGGCACTTGCAATCCCGCATGATAAATATCGAGTACCTCTTTATAAGGAATAAAGACCTGTGGCACTTGAGTAACCTCTTTATTTACATACTTTTCAAGCAACCCGCGCTGATCTGCAGGTACACGGTCCAAGACCGCTTTCTGCTCTTCTACCGTTTTGGCACCCTGCATCTTTCCATCGTGCACGCCACGCATACCTAATGTGTAAAGTATCTCTTGTCCGGCAACTTCCTTCACACGATCTTCCCAAAATTTATAAACAGCCGGACTGTTATTCACGTAATCGTATACGCCTTTTCCCCTTCTCGACCATTCACCGGCAGCATTACATGCCATCGGTTCGCAATGGGAAGCCCCCACAAAAATGCCGTATTTCTTCGCCATTTCCCGATTCCCTTTCGTCAGAAAGAAAGGAAGGGTGCACTCGTGCATAGCAGGCCAGTAAGTATTAGCCCGCAAACGGAGCAGCAGCTCAAAAATACGTTCGTTGGTACGCGGACCGATTTCTCCTTTCACATCCGACGGTTCGTAAGTTTGGTTGCCCCAAGGCATCAGTCCCCAGTCTTCATCATTAATGAAGATGCCCCGATACTCTACAGAAGGCGATTGCAACTCTCTGAACTTTGAAGAAAGACGGAAGGTTTCTCTCTTTTCAGGAGTCACGTCCGCCCACCATTCCCAAGGGGAGACACCCAACAAACGGGATATTTCGAGTATGCCGTAAGCTGTACCATGACTGTCACTACCGGCTACAACCAGCTTTCCATCTTGTGAGACAGTCAGCAGGAAAGCCTGTTTTTTATTTTTTAATGCGGAAAGATCAATACCTGTTTCGTTGATTAGATTACTCTGCCCTACAGTTCCTACCACAATAGCCCCTACCTTATCATTCAGTTCGGTGGTTGCAGACAATACAGTCCGAATATCGCGACCGAGCATTTCCAGCGAAGTGCGTACCACTAGCTTTTCCGAGTTACAGCATGCTATCGTAACCGTCTGACCGGATTGCAGAATAAACTCTTTTTGCTTGCCCTGAACCGACAAGACTGTCATTAAGAAAAGAAATAAGGGAAGTAAGGTTTTACATCTCATAAGTTTCATGTTTTTAGATTGTACAAAAATACGACATCAAGTTCTAAAACAAGATAGAATCATGTACAATTTGATAGAATTTCGTTCAAGCATCCAGTTTACCAGATCATCCGACAAGTAGCAACTGAATCCCGGGAAAGCATTGCTCTCCTCCGATTTCCATTCTCTAAACAATATGCTTTCAATGTTCTATTTTTAATATTCTGCAGGGAAATAGCTAATTAGAAAGTAACGAACTAGAAAATAAACTGCATAAATAATTGCATGAGCATACAAAAAACAGCCTAATATTGCATAAAAGCAAACAGGATATGTATCTTTCTCTATTCGGAAACCGTTCATTGCTTTAAAACCAACGAAGTGTTCCTCGGTGTGCATCGACTTGTTCCTCACCGGGGAAGCTATCGTTTCCCGGTGAGGAAGATAAAAATGGACTATTAAGAAGCATTTTTTCTCCAGTTTATCAGAATATGTCGGAAAGAAAAAAATAACAAAATGATTAGTTATTCGGGCATCCACTATCCGAATAACAAAAATAATCAAAAATCTACCGCAGTTCGATTGGTATATTTTCGAAACAGCAGAAATATAAAAATCGCGTAATTACAAATGCAGGACATTTCCCTGCTTTTCTTTACCAAACTGCAATTCACGTCCTTCTTCCAATGATTAAATATTCCTTTTTTAAGAATCATCGTTTTTTAAGAAGGTTATTTCAACTTTTATCCTTCAATAGCTCTTTTGTCTTATCCGCCAAAAATAGGGGAATATTAATCAAATTACCATCTTGTTTCAAATTCAGTATTGAATACCGGATCCGGCAAGCAGGCTGGAAAAGCTTCTCATCATAAATCACATTTTTGATATCAGAAATGTAATAATTTACACATTTTCGATACGAGTTTCGTGCGAATACACACATTATCCATATAAAACGAAAGAAAAATTCAGGATAAATGCATTGTATTCAAATCGAAGAAAGTATCTTCGGTAAACTACCCAAATAATAAAAAGGAAGATTTATCAATCGGAAACTCTTTCCGGCAACCGTCTTCACATCATCAATAGAATATGGACCACTCCAAATACGGACAGCTAAATCACCGCCAGACAAATCCATGAAAGAATGTAACGAACGGAGATGCGCATTCTTTCCGCATTTCACTTCAACCGGAATAATTTGTGTTCCTTTTTGCCATACAAAATCTGTTTCGGCATTGGAGCCTTGTTTGTCACGTACCCAAAAATGCAAGTCGGAAATATACTGTTCATCAAGTAATACCTGCAATTGTTGTGCTACAATATGTTCGGCGATAGCTCCTTGCCACGTATCCATCAACGTACGGTCATGCAGAACTTCAGTTTGGATATTTGCAGCAAAATTAACTAGTCCTGTATCCAGCCACATCAATTTAGGAGCACGTTTTAGAGCAGGCAGCGCCGGTGCGTGCATAGCTGTAACAGGATAAACTAAATGTAGTATAAAAGCTTTTTCCAAAATATTGAAAGCTTCACGCACTTCCTTTGAGTTATAGGTTGACTCTCCAAAATTTCCCAGTTTAATAGTCTGTCCTGCCTTGTTCCAGCCCGTCCGCAATATATGCCGGATGACATACGTCTGCAACTGGGTCGGTGCATACTTTTCAACATCCTCGTTATAACCTTTCAATAAAGAATTATAAATAGACTTCAAACGCACCAAGTCTCCATTCTCCGCATAATCGGCTACTACTTCGGGCATACCACCAATCAATGTATATCTATGAAAACGAGACATTGCCTCTTCATGCAACGCAGATGGCAAACTTATTTCATCTATAGCAGTACGATAATGCCCCTCGCCCATAGCAGTCAGATATTCTCCGAAAGTACAAGGGGAAAGTTGCATATATTCTACTCTACCCACCGGAAAAGAGATACGTTCTTTCAACAATGACTGTAAACGTGAACCGGCAGCGATAACATACAAATCAGGCATATCTTCATAAAAATACCGCAACAATGCTACCGCCTTAGGCACATTCTGTATCTCATCTATAAATAGCAACGTCCGCCCCTCACGCAGAAGAATATTCTTTTGAAAACAAGCTATCTTCATTATTTCCTGTACTTTATCCGTACTCTGAAACAGGCGCGCATCTTCTTCACGCTCCAGATTCAAATGAAGATAATTCTCAAAGTTCCGGGCAAACTCATTAACTAACGTCGTTTTTCCTACCTGACGCGCACCACGCAACACCAAGGGTTTACGCCCTGTACGTTCGGCCCACTTTTGCAACTGATTATAAATATCTCTTTCAAACATAAAAATCATTGTTAATCAGCTACAAATATACCATTTTATTCTAAGAACATAGGCAATTTAACGAAATAACCGCCTAAAAACATAGGCAAAATGAAGAAAATATAAGCAAAAAACATAGGCAAAGTAACCCATGATTTCTGCAATTACTACTTAAAGATAATCATAATCTTTTCACCAACACCTTTATCAGGTATTCTCACACTACAGACACCTGTTCCTTTATCCCAACTCCACACCACAGTTTCAGTGTCATTCTCCAGATTTTCTTCCAAACGTTCCGGTTTAGTTTTCTTTATCTTCTTTCCTTTGACAGTTACCTCTTTCGGGGCTTTCGCAGAATAAATACGGAACAACAGATTTCTCGGACCGGGGACAGTGTATCCTTTTCCTTCACGGGCAGAGACAGTCAATTCATATCCATTTGCCAAAGTACTGCAAATAATCGGTGTTTTGACAAATTCATCACGCTGGTACCCTAAGTTTTCTCCTTCATCTTCGTAAAGAGTAAAGGCTGCCTGTGCATCTTCCTGTGCGGGGAAGATTTCAAAAGTAAGTGGATATACCGGTTTCTCGTGGGTGTAGTTCATCACCGGCATCGTAGGGATGATAGAACCTTGCTTCACAAACATAGGAACAGAAGACAAGGGAGCATCAACGGTAGTCCATTGCTCTCCGGTGTAGACCGTCTGCTTGTTGTTGTAGTCTATCCATGTACCTTCGGGAAGGTACACGTTCTTTGTGCGGGCACCTTTCTTCACCACGGGGGCTACCAACAATTCACGACCGAACAAGAATTGGGCATCCGTAGAAAACGTTTCCATATCCATTGGATATTCGAGAAATAGAGGCCGCATGATAGGCAATCCTGTATCATACGCTTCGCGGGCGTAAGTGTAGATATACGGCAACAAACGATATTTCAGTTCGATAGCCGCTTTCGCGTTCTTTTCCGCTTCCGGTCCGAAAAGCCACGGTTCCACCGGATTATCTCCCTCGTGGTGAATACGGCTCAAAGGATTAAATGCTCCGAATTGAATCCAACGGGTATAGAGTTCCGCCATAGCCGGATAATCCTCAACATCTCCACAGTAACCGGTAATATCACAGGAAGAAAATGGGATTAATCCCAATCCGGCGGAAAGCATTACAGGAATCTGATTGGCTAATTGTCCCCACCCTTGCAGTACATCGTCTCCGTTTCCGCTATCACCCGTCCAACCGAACGTATAACGTTGCAATCCGGCATAAGCAGCACGAGTCATTTGGAAAACACGACGGTCCGGATTCCTCTTTTCAAATTGCTCTTTTACCACTTTGTCCCAAGTCAGGCCATAGACGTTATGGATTTCATCGTGCATACCGAGATGGTGCTTCATCACCAGGCGTTCCGTCTGCTCCTCGTTACTCCAGGCAGGTTCGCCCATGTCTGTCCAGAAGCCGGAGACACCATCGTCAATAGGTTTCTGCTGATAAGTTCCCCACCAGTCGGCTACGGCAGGCAGGGTGAAGTCTACCACTCCGCAGTTTCCACCCCACGGCCAGGGCATATCGTAGCTTTTACCGTTCGTACTGTCCTTTACAAAATAGCCCAGGCGGTCTGCTTCTTCCCATTGTTTTTTGTTGGCTTGTGCAATTACCGGGTCTTGAGATACGACTACCTTAAAACCCATCTCTTTCAAATCCGAAAGCATCTTCCTAGGGTTTTCATAGTTTCCTTTGCGCCATTCGAAATCCTGCAAATATTCTGTCCAGCCGATATCCTGATAGATAATATCACAAGGTATTCTCCGTTTCCGGTAACCTTCGGCTATTTCACGACTTAGCTTTTCACTTGTCAACAGACCGCGGCATTGAGCAAAACCCAACGCCCATTTCGGCGGCATGATAGGTTTTCCGGTCAGTCCGACGTATTGGCTGATGATTTCTTTATAGTCTTTACCGAAAATAAAGTAATATATCATTTCCCCGTTCGGCGCTTCAAAGCTGTAATAATCACGGCTTTCCGTTCCGAATTTGAATTCCGTCTTATAGGTATTATCAAGGAAAATACCATACCGGTAATTGCTCATAAAGAAAGGAATACTCTTGTAAAGAGGATCTTCTACCACACTATAACAAGGTTTGTCACTATTCCACATCTTATAAGACTCGCCACGACGGTCCATCTTTCCCGCTTTCTCACCAAGTCCGAAGAAGTGCTCGTCACGACGAAGCACTTTATATTCCACCTTCTTCGTTCCTTCACTGACATGGCCTTTATCGGCATAATCACTAAACAGGAGTTTCTGATATTTATCGAATATCTGAAGACTCATCGGAGATTTATTCACCCGGATACGCAACTTCGGAGTAAATATCTCGTAACAGGCCGCCTGTTCATCCACATGAATAGTTCCTACCTCTTCCAGTTCTTCATTAATCACTGCAAACGAAGCATTTCTTCGTTGCAATTGCCCGTCGGGTGAGAACCAGATTTTCACGACGGAAGAGCTGCAAAGTTGCAATTGTAAGGCGGCACTGTCCGCCAGGTGAAAAGTCACCTGACGTCCCTGCTGTGTAAAAGAAGTGCATGTACGTGTCGTATTTTCCGCCCAAACCCATGTTGGAAATATCAGGCACAACACCCATACCCATAATCTATATCTAATCATCATACCTATCATTTTAGTTATTCTGTAGCAGCCGCTTTATTCAACCACAATCATCGTCCAATATTTCAGGGAAGGCAATGTGAATGAGACAACCCCGTTCTCCTGTGTAAAGGCCAACTCCTGCAAAGCCCCTCCGTGTGCATCCGGCGACGCTACCCACAACTTATTCACTTTTGCCGACAGATTCATTTGCAAAGCTGCTTTTGTAATCAGAGCCGGTTCCGGCATCGTACCGTCCACATCTCTCCAGCTAAGGCTGTTCGCTTGCGAAAAGTTAAGAAGATGTATCACTTGCTTGCCACCTACCTGCTTGGCATAAGTAGTAACTGATCCCTGTTGAGGAGGCCAGCTATTCAATCTCATTTCGCCATTGGTACAATTCATGGAAACACTATTCTCCGTACCACCGTCACGAAGCAGATTTTGATAAGAAGTCAGGAAGTCATAGTAACGAACCATCGCTGTTTTCAATTCCTCGCTCATTGTCAGGTTCTCATTCGGAAAGTACTCTTTGCACAACATGTGATCGCCTCCCAACTCCAGGTGCGAACCACCCAAAGCAAACATGACAGCATCTGTCAATAAGATACCCGGCGTATTAAATTCTCCCCGGTTATCCGCTTTATTATAATTCATATAAGCTGCAAAAACCGTATTCAACTGATAATTGCCATAGACTCCATTTTCATAAAGAATGGCTTTCAGATTGGTAAAATCAGCCTCATCCGCCCACACCTCATTATAGAAGAAATCAACTTTACCTGTCTCCCCTATCTGACGGGCACCGTAACGGCTGACCGCATTCATCACCAAACTCTTGTCCGGATGAGCCTGCTTCGTCGCTTCAATAAAAGAAGCATATCCCTCACGCAGATTGACCGGAATACCATTGTAATTGTAAAGCGTGCTACGTCGTCCCAACTGGTCTATCTGATAGCCGTCGAAGGCAAAGTTCGCGTATACATCATCATTCCTTTCGTTCAAATATTTCTGCCATTCCTTATTAGAAGGGTCGACCAGATAAATATTACTTTTCCATCCGCCCGGCAAATCATGACTGTCTTTAGTAGTGTGAGAAGCATCCTTAAACAAATACCATTCCTCCTTCACCCCGTCCGTAGCAGCATCCTTCAACGCCCCGAAACAAAGATTGTAAAACATAGACTTCATACCGAAACGATGCTGCGCTTCAATGTAATTTTTCACCGAACTTGTATAAACCTCCCGGTTAGCGATGTCCATATATACTTCGTCCAACTGTGTGCGTGTACCGCCCAACGGCCAGTGATGTTTATTATGCCAGTCCTGAAACTGTACCCAATTGATGTGATGACGATTCAGATACGCCATCTCTTCCTGTGTCTTTTCAGCCGTCTTCTCCTGACTGAAATCAGCGACAAAACCATAACGCGGAAAACGTGACGGATCACTGGATACATCTACCGCAATCGTACCGACAATCACATCCGTACCATTCTCCTGACGGTACAGTTCCGCCATATATCCTTTGAAATCAGTAGTAGGCGGTTGCCATATCCAGCTCGTACCATTTACCGACTCTTCTCCGACAACCTCCCCTAAAAGACGATAGCGAACTTTAGTTCCGGCAGGCAACGCATCTTCTGCTGTAAATACCACTTTCTCCCCCGGTTTATAGAAAGCCTTATCCGTAGACAGGTCCACACTTAAATCCGATGTTACCGGAGTCACTTCGGTAACACTGCCCGAAGCTCCTCCATTCTCCTGGTTCGCCCCATGATCGTCACTGCAAGCCATACACAGAAAAGCAGCCACCCAATATATTATTTTCTTCATCTTGAATTCTTGTTTTATTGTTTCACAATCGAAATCGTCTCTTTCAACTGGTCAATCGTAATCCGATAAGAACCGGCTTCCTGAATATTCCACTTATTATCCAAACTACCCAAATCTGCATCCGGATACATACTGCTCAACTCCGCATCCGACTTAACAACAAACAATGCCGTCTCTACTTCTCCCGTCGGAGCCTTGTTGCTCTTATCCGCCATAAACCAATCCCCGTTCCAGTCTGATTGCTTGTCGCAGGAAATCTTCATCTCACCTGTTTTCAGTGTGCCGCTCCAGGTAAAGATGTAAGGACTGTCGGCACTCTTCGTCATCGGAGTAGCATTGCCTAAATCCCATCCGTTTGGAGTTGCCTCACCCACCAGATACAGCCCTTCGTAAGGAGTGAACGGACGCATCAGCATCTTTTCTTTTCCTTTGCCTGTATAGAACCATACTTTATAAGGTTTGCCACATTCGGCTTCCTTCATCTGCCATTTATTATCGTCACCTCCAAGCACTACTGATGTCGAAGTGTACGGAGCATTAGCCACAGTAGGATGGAAGAAAGCATCCGCCTGACCGAAATCTGTCACAGAAGCGAATTTAAATTCTCCGTCCGCCTTCCAGGGAATCACGGCTCCATAATGGAACAGGTTCATCTGAACAGCATCTTTAGACAGTGCTTCAAATCCCCAACCATTGTTACCCGTAAACGAACCGACAATGAAAAATTCTTCATATCTCCAGCCAATATCTTCTGTTTCAGTAAGTGTCAACGTCAAGTCGAGCAGGTTTGCTTTTACGATATAAGTTGCTTCTTTACTGATTGTGAACTGTTCGTCCGGTTGGTCACCCGATGTACGATAGGTCAGTTTGAGTCCTTCTCCGGCAGTAGCATCACGGTTGTACGACGGCAGGAATTCTCCTAAGGTCGTTATAAACTTAAACGATCCGGTATTCAGCTTTCCTGTCCATGTAAACTGTCCGTTATCCGTGCGCTCCATTGCCGTTGCGTTATCGGCACTCCATCCGTTCGGAGTAGCATCACCAATCAGGTAAAGCGTCGTAGTAACCGGCTGGTAAGTAGTCAACGTAAAGGCAGTCGTCGCAATCTGCTTCTGATCTTCCATTCCGGCAACGACGGCTGTGATACGTGCTTCCAGCTCTGCCTTCACGTCATAACCGATACCGAACTGCGTATGCAGAAATTGGTTAAGTTCTTCCACTTTCTTAGTCCATTGATACGTTCCCGTACCCAAATCCACCGAATAAGCATTCGCAAAGTCCGTTCCGGCTTTCGCCAGTTCAAGCGTATAAGAGATACGGTTACCGCTTCCATAATTCGTTCCGGTAGTCCATGAAAGCGCCAGCGCCTCCTGACTATGGTTCTTTTCGTTCAACACCAACTCCTGCTGATTCACCGAAAGGGTGAGGGTATCATGTCCTTTATCTGTCTCCATATAATCCTCGGTACAAGCAACCATCGTTGCGCCGATGAAAAGAGAGCATAACAACTGATATATATATTTTTTCATCATATTATTTGTCTAAATGAATGATTATAAAACGGATTAATAACCGGGATTTTGAGTCATCAGGTGATTGGAGTCCATCTCCGTTTGCGGAATAGGCAACAAGAGACGTTCTTTGGTCACATTATTCTTACCGATAGATTTCAGGAATGTCAATGCATAATTTCCATTATCAACCCGGATCATATCGAACCAGCGATGTCCCTCAAAAGCAAGTTCCATCCGACGTTCGTGAATAATCTTTTCTCTCATTTCGGTCTGCGTCAGAGTGGTCGGCAACCCTGTCAGTCCGGCACGCTTACGAACGATATTCAATGGTTCGGCAGCCTGATCCGGATGTCCCTGCTCATTCAAGGCTTCCGCTTTCTTCAGTAAGACATCCGCATAACGATATACTACAAAGTTGTTGGGGTTGGTATTATACTCCGGAGAGACGGTTTTCGACACAAGGAACTTACGTACGTTATAACCCGTATTCGACCAGGAACGTCTGTATTCCATACCGTCAAAAGCAGGACAACCCTGATACAACACAGTGATGTCTTTCCGCAAATCACCGTCCTCGTATTGCTTGACAAACTCTTCCGTAGGCAAGTTCCATCCATAAGCACCGGCTACCATACCCGAATTACGAGGCCCCATGAAAGTAGACAGCCAGGATGCTTGATTATCGCCGCCCCAGAAGTCATATTCCGTACTACCGGAGTATTGCACTTCGAAGAGAGATTCTGCACCATTATTGATCGTCGCATTAAAGTTATCAGCATAATTGCATTGAGTCAGATCATATCCCATTGCAGCAATGTTATTGCACAAGGTCACTACTTCATTATAATAGTCGCGATGGTTGGGAGCCAGTG includes:
- a CDS encoding glycoside hydrolase family 66 protein, encoding MKKIIYWVAAFLCMACSDDHGANQENGGASGSVTEVTPVTSDLSVDLSTDKAFYKPGEKVVFTAEDALPAGTKVRYRLLGEVVGEESVNGTSWIWQPPTTDFKGYMAELYRQENGTDVIVGTIAVDVSSDPSRFPRYGFVADFSQEKTAEKTQEEMAYLNRHHINWVQFQDWHNKHHWPLGGTRTQLDEVYMDIANREVYTSSVKNYIEAQHRFGMKSMFYNLCFGALKDAATDGVKEEWYLFKDASHTTKDSHDLPGGWKSNIYLVDPSNKEWQKYLNERNDDVYANFAFDGYQIDQLGRRSTLYNYNGIPVNLREGYASFIEATKQAHPDKSLVMNAVSRYGARQIGETGKVDFFYNEVWADEADFTNLKAILYENGVYGNYQLNTVFAAYMNYNKADNRGEFNTPGILLTDAVMFALGGSHLELGGDHMLCKEYFPNENLTMSEELKTAMVRYYDFLTSYQNLLRDGGTENSVSMNCTNGEMRLNSWPPQQGSVTTYAKQVGGKQVIHLLNFSQANSLSWRDVDGTMPEPALITKAALQMNLSAKVNKLWVASPDAHGGALQELAFTQENGVVSFTLPSLKYWTMIVVE
- a CDS encoding SusF/SusE family outer membrane protein, which translates into the protein MKKYIYQLLCSLFIGATMVACTEDYMETDKGHDTLTLSVNQQELVLNEKNHSQEALALSWTTGTNYGSGNRISYTLELAKAGTDFANAYSVDLGTGTYQWTKKVEELNQFLHTQFGIGYDVKAELEARITAVVAGMEDQKQIATTAFTLTTYQPVTTTLYLIGDATPNGWSADNATAMERTDNGQFTWTGKLNTGSFKFITTLGEFLPSYNRDATAGEGLKLTYRTSGDQPDEQFTISKEATYIVKANLLDLTLTLTETEDIGWRYEEFFIVGSFTGNNGWGFEALSKDAVQMNLFHYGAVIPWKADGEFKFASVTDFGQADAFFHPTVANAPYTSTSVVLGGDDNKWQMKEAECGKPYKVWFYTGKGKEKMLMRPFTPYEGLYLVGEATPNGWDLGNATPMTKSADSPYIFTWSGTLKTGEMKISCDKQSDWNGDWFMADKSNKAPTGEVETALFVVKSDAELSSMYPDADLGSLDNKWNIQEAGSYRITIDQLKETISIVKQ
- a CDS encoding RagB/SusD family nutrient uptake outer membrane protein yields the protein MSAVLALTSCNDFLDKYPKYGVDPESEVTNEIAVALTTACYKTLQSSNMYNQRIWSLDIIAGNSEVGAGGGTDGLETVQASNFIAQSDNGFALYVWRSPWVGIGRCNIVLSNLPSASVSNEIKTRCMGEAYFLRAHYYYILVRLYGGVPLRLEPFEPGESADIARNTVDEVYAQILSDCKNAVNMLPPKSSYGDADRGRACKEAAMAMLADIYLTLAPNHRDYYNEVVTLCNNIAAMGYDLTQCNYADNFNATINNGAESLFEVQYSGSTEYDFWGGDNQASWLSTFMGPRNSGMVAGAYGWNLPTEEFVKQYEDGDLRKDITVLYQGCPAFDGMEYRRSWSNTGYNVRKFLVSKTVSPEYNTNPNNFVVYRYADVLLKKAEALNEQGHPDQAAEPLNIVRKRAGLTGLPTTLTQTEMREKIIHERRMELAFEGHRWFDMIRVDNGNYALTFLKSIGKNNVTKERLLLPIPQTEMDSNHLMTQNPGY